In Candidatus Binatota bacterium, a single window of DNA contains:
- a CDS encoding carbon monoxide dehydrogenase, with protein sequence MAIEIKQQFEVNAPAEQVWAFVMDPHRVAPCMPGATLDEVIDDKNFRGSVRIKVGAVSAAYKGSVCMQKADQAAGLLEMLAEGRETGGGTARATMTATVTAGDNGTTAVTVFAAVDITGRLMQVGGRMIQGVSDQLFKQFVRKLKAELEAGAASSGAGTSSAPASLAISPGTTAPAPADNAIRVLPLLLRTLAAAIVRLFRRLLGRG encoded by the coding sequence ATGGCAATAGAGATCAAGCAGCAGTTTGAAGTTAACGCGCCCGCCGAGCAGGTGTGGGCGTTTGTCATGGACCCGCATCGCGTGGCTCCGTGCATGCCCGGTGCCACACTCGACGAGGTCATCGACGACAAGAACTTTCGCGGTTCGGTTCGCATAAAGGTGGGCGCCGTTTCGGCCGCTTACAAGGGCAGCGTGTGCATGCAGAAGGCCGACCAGGCAGCGGGCCTGCTCGAGATGCTGGCCGAGGGTAGAGAGACCGGCGGTGGTACGGCCCGCGCAACCATGACCGCCACCGTGACCGCGGGCGACAACGGCACAACCGCCGTCACCGTGTTCGCGGCGGTGGATATAACCGGTCGGCTGATGCAGGTGGGCGGGCGTATGATACAGGGCGTGTCGGACCAGCTGTTCAAGCAGTTCGTGCGCAAGCTCAAAGCCGAGCTCGAGGCTGGCGCGGCATCTTCCGGAGCCGGGACTTCCAGCGCGCCGGCTTCCCTGGCGATTTCTCCAGGAACAACAGCGCCGGCACCGGCCGACAACGCCATACGCGTGCTGCCCCTGCTGCTGCGCACCCTGGCGGCCGCCATAGTCCGTCTGTTCCGCCGCCTGTTGGGCCGTGGCTGA
- a CDS encoding nucleotidyltransferase family protein has protein sequence MSGVLLAAGASSRMGECKPLLPWGEVTLIEAVTAELLRVEFCELVVVLGREAERVAALLEQMDDARITIARNRDYARGVASSLQAGLAACSPTSEAAAVLLGDQPTLGHELVERVIAAWSAGDREAARPVYTGGEGDPVPGQRVPGHPVLLGRSLWPSVAALSGEQGARELFAADPSLLLELELEGPPPPDIDSHDDYLAALADMIDAGDLKTGNLKKEPRMG, from the coding sequence GTGAGCGGCGTACTGCTGGCCGCCGGTGCTTCCTCGCGCATGGGCGAGTGCAAGCCGCTGCTGCCCTGGGGCGAGGTCACGCTGATAGAGGCGGTGACGGCCGAGTTGTTGCGGGTTGAGTTCTGCGAGCTGGTGGTCGTGCTGGGTCGCGAGGCCGAGCGCGTGGCCGCGCTGCTTGAGCAGATGGACGACGCGCGGATCACGATAGCCCGCAACCGGGACTACGCCCGCGGCGTGGCCTCGTCGCTGCAAGCGGGCCTGGCGGCCTGTTCGCCCACGAGCGAGGCGGCCGCGGTGCTGCTGGGCGATCAACCCACGCTGGGCCACGAGCTGGTCGAGCGGGTGATAGCCGCCTGGTCGGCCGGCGACCGCGAAGCCGCGCGACCGGTCTACACCGGTGGCGAGGGTGATCCCGTACCCGGCCAGCGAGTACCCGGCCATCCCGTGCTGCTCGGGCGATCGCTGTGGCCGTCGGTAGCCGCGCTTTCGGGCGAGCAGGGCGCGCGCGAGTTGTTTGCTGCCGATCCATCGCTGTTGCTCGAGCTCGAGCTCGAAGGCCCGCCGCCCCCTGACATCGACAGCCACGATGATTACCTCGCCGCGCTGGCCGATATGATCGACGCGGGCGACTTGAAAACGGGTAACTTGAAAAAAGAGCCGCGCATGGGCTAA
- a CDS encoding hydantoinase/oxoprolinase family protein, translating into MSRYVVACDAGGTMTDVIIVDEEGRSVIGKAPTSPQDESIGYMESFWEALEFMGIDREQGAQFGAQVETAIYTGTSMLNTVINMSGYRTGLLVTRGFEDIIAQGRGSQTFINAQWTEITHMQYRKHRTPLVPRSLARGVTERVDMFGQVVIPMYEHEVEQGIRELLVDEQVEAIAIVFLQSFNNATHERRAAEIAREVMKETGREVVLELSSQVAPTTREVSRANATVVQAYASDPARKQLLRIEEEMKGVGYEHSLKTVLGYGGITNIRYPRLFEAAMSGPVGGLMGAKYLSSVIGEDNIVCSDVGGTSFDAGAITAGVLPIDREPGFQDMYVNVPMLGITSIGAGTGTYIRLDPQTNRIKLGPDSAGGTPGPAFLEAGNTTPTINDVNLLLGILNEDNYLGGKLSVNKQVSYDTFKEKVADPLGMDVYVAAETCLELLNVMMREHLVRSLMVGHDLREYVLLGYGGGGPMHLLGYAGDHPWKAVATVPHAGGFSAWGGACMDYSHRRHKSVQALLTPELDDATRLAYVAPVAQAWRDLETELLEELQEEGFDRDQITLNQVAYVRYFGQLEDVEVDSPVATLENLDDLGQLITAFEDLYTKMFTLAAKPDAGSYLITEVCVTAKVATVKPRLRRHELADKKPSKEAFKFTRPVFQGGEWNDADIWRMESLVPGNEIEGLAVIEASNTTLFVPREWKLRIDEHDIYWLTRAD; encoded by the coding sequence ATGTCACGTTATGTTGTAGCCTGCGACGCGGGCGGCACGATGACCGATGTCATCATCGTCGATGAGGAAGGCCGCAGTGTCATAGGCAAGGCGCCCACTTCGCCGCAGGACGAGAGCATCGGCTACATGGAGTCCTTCTGGGAAGCCCTGGAGTTCATGGGTATCGACCGCGAGCAGGGCGCGCAGTTCGGTGCCCAGGTCGAGACCGCCATCTACACCGGCACCTCGATGCTCAACACGGTGATCAACATGAGCGGCTACCGCACCGGTCTGCTCGTCACCCGTGGGTTTGAAGACATCATCGCCCAGGGCCGCGGTTCGCAGACTTTTATCAACGCCCAGTGGACCGAGATCACCCACATGCAGTACCGCAAGCACCGCACGCCGCTGGTGCCGCGCAGCCTGGCCCGTGGAGTGACCGAGCGCGTGGACATGTTCGGGCAGGTAGTCATCCCCATGTACGAGCACGAGGTCGAGCAGGGCATACGCGAGCTGCTGGTAGACGAGCAGGTAGAAGCCATCGCCATCGTGTTTCTGCAGTCGTTCAACAATGCCACCCACGAACGGCGCGCAGCCGAGATCGCCCGCGAGGTCATGAAAGAAACCGGCCGCGAGGTGGTGCTCGAACTGTCGAGCCAGGTGGCCCCCACCACCCGCGAGGTGTCGCGCGCCAACGCCACCGTGGTGCAGGCCTACGCGAGCGATCCGGCGCGCAAGCAGCTGCTGCGCATTGAAGAAGAAATGAAGGGCGTGGGCTACGAACACAGCCTGAAGACCGTGCTCGGCTATGGCGGCATCACCAACATACGCTACCCGCGCCTTTTTGAAGCCGCCATGTCTGGCCCGGTAGGCGGACTGATGGGGGCCAAGTACCTGTCGAGCGTGATAGGCGAGGACAACATAGTGTGCTCCGACGTGGGTGGCACGTCGTTTGACGCCGGTGCCATCACCGCAGGCGTTCTGCCCATCGACCGCGAGCCCGGTTTCCAGGACATGTACGTCAACGTGCCCATGCTCGGCATCACCTCCATAGGCGCGGGTACGGGCACCTACATACGGCTCGATCCGCAGACCAATCGCATCAAGCTCGGCCCCGACTCGGCCGGCGGTACACCGGGGCCAGCCTTCCTGGAGGCCGGCAACACCACGCCGACCATCAACGACGTCAACCTGTTGCTGGGCATACTCAACGAGGACAACTACCTGGGCGGCAAGCTGTCGGTAAACAAGCAGGTGTCTTACGACACCTTCAAGGAGAAGGTAGCCGACCCCCTGGGCATGGACGTATACGTGGCCGCCGAGACCTGTCTCGAGCTGCTCAACGTGATGATGCGCGAGCACCTGGTGCGCAGCCTTATGGTCGGGCACGACTTGAGGGAGTACGTGTTGCTGGGCTACGGCGGCGGTGGCCCCATGCACCTGCTCGGCTACGCCGGTGATCACCCGTGGAAGGCGGTGGCAACCGTACCGCACGCAGGCGGGTTCTCGGCCTGGGGCGGCGCCTGCATGGACTACTCGCACCGACGCCATAAAAGCGTGCAGGCCCTGCTCACGCCCGAACTCGACGATGCAACGCGGCTTGCCTACGTGGCGCCGGTGGCGCAGGCCTGGCGCGATCTCGAGACCGAACTGCTCGAAGAGCTGCAGGAAGAGGGATTTGACCGCGACCAGATCACTCTCAACCAGGTGGCCTACGTGCGCTACTTTGGTCAGCTCGAGGATGTGGAGGTCGACTCGCCGGTGGCCACGCTCGAGAACCTCGACGATCTCGGCCAGCTCATAACTGCTTTCGAGGACCTGTACACGAAGATGTTTACGCTGGCAGCAAAGCCCGACGCGGGCAGCTACCTGATCACCGAGGTCTGTGTCACTGCCAAGGTGGCCACCGTTAAGCCGCGACTGCGGCGCCATGAGCTGGCTGACAAGAAACCCAGCAAGGAAGCCTTCAAGTTTACCCGGCCCGTGTTCCAGGGTGGCGAGTGGAACGACGCCGACATATGGCGCATGGAGTCACTTGTGCCGGGCAACGAGATCGAGGGCCTGGCGGTCATCGAGGCATCGAACACCACGCTGTTCGTTCCCCGCGAATGGAAACTACGCATCGACGAGCACGACATCTACTGGCTCACCCGCGCCGACTAA